Proteins from a single region of Streptococcus mitis:
- a CDS encoding Panacea domain-containing protein, with the protein MNMEKFANHIIAVAKENKLPITNLQLQKIMYFAFKLAKEDEIIEESFLREMYDQPFEVWQYGPVVREQYLRFRRFSSEIIIGHFEKSPSLRLLDQIIIELLKTDVFTLIDISHRIPFWSMNSDKICGYTSTVKYRFEDI; encoded by the coding sequence ATGAATATGGAAAAATTTGCAAATCACATTATTGCAGTTGCTAAAGAAAATAAATTACCAATTACTAATCTTCAACTGCAAAAAATTATGTATTTCGCTTTTAAACTAGCAAAAGAAGATGAGATTATTGAAGAATCATTTCTGAGAGAAATGTATGATCAACCTTTTGAGGTTTGGCAGTATGGGCCAGTTGTTCGTGAGCAATATTTGAGGTTTAGAAGGTTTTCATCAGAGATTATTATTGGACATTTTGAAAAATCGCCTTCTTTGAGACTATTAGATCAAATAATCATAGAGTTGTTGAAGACAGATGTATTTACTTTAATTGATATTAGCCACCGTATTCCGTTCTGGTCTATGAACAGTGATAAAATTTGTGGATATACTAGTACAGTAAAATATCGATTTGAGGATATTTAA
- a CDS encoding DUF7720 family protein, which produces MTYSLPILKNVYNLKLLLLLDFKVEDKELLDYLVSTWKYRDLVLHLVEIHKTENLKKNRIKHIILNKYGIIRIIKQWRWL; this is translated from the coding sequence GTGACTTATAGTTTACCGATACTAAAGAATGTATACAATCTTAAGTTATTACTCCTATTAGATTTTAAGGTAGAAGATAAAGAGTTACTAGATTACTTAGTATCAACTTGGAAGTATCGTGATCTAGTGCTTCACTTAGTAGAGATACATAAGACAGAAAATTTAAAAAAAAATAGAATTAAACATATTATACTTAACAAGTATGGTATAATAAGAATAATAAAACAATGGAGGTGGCTGTGA